From one Catenuloplanes nepalensis genomic stretch:
- a CDS encoding PBSX family phage terminase large subunit, whose amino-acid sequence MTGLRGLALSEKQIDFALDSDTFVNLAEGAVRSGKTISGLLRWAKYIATDAPKSGDLVVCAKTYDTATRNIFNPLRDSAVFGPLAKATSYTRGAPTAMILGQQVEVITFNDERSEARLRGMTSRGAYVDEWSLMPRTFHEQLLGRHSVDGSQIFGNTNPDNPRHWLKTEGIDQAKPGGRLAGDWKVWHFGLDDNPGLSERVKERYRRQYTGLYYRRNILGEWCVAEGTVYESWDPARHVVKELPGITRWISLGVDYGTVNPFAGLLLGVGTDGKLYLAREWRWDSKKEQRSLTDAEYSARLRGWLNQLQVQPDWVCVDPSAASFKTQLFNDGLMPIAADNAVADGIRLVASLLAEGLLFVHESCAGWIEEIPGYVWDEKAALLGEDKPVKAGDHSLDAGRYAIKTPEVLWRPLVRGVLDLAA is encoded by the coding sequence GTGACCGGGCTCCGCGGCCTGGCGCTGTCCGAGAAGCAGATCGACTTCGCGCTCGACTCCGACACGTTCGTCAACCTCGCCGAGGGCGCCGTCCGGTCCGGCAAAACCATCTCCGGTCTGCTCCGCTGGGCAAAATACATCGCCACGGACGCCCCTAAGTCCGGCGACCTGGTCGTCTGCGCGAAGACCTACGACACGGCCACCCGCAACATCTTCAACCCGCTCCGGGACAGCGCGGTGTTCGGCCCGCTCGCCAAGGCCACCTCGTACACCCGAGGCGCACCGACCGCGATGATCCTCGGCCAGCAGGTGGAGGTCATCACCTTCAACGACGAGCGCTCCGAGGCCCGCCTACGCGGCATGACGAGCCGCGGCGCGTACGTCGACGAGTGGTCGCTCATGCCACGCACGTTCCACGAGCAGCTCCTCGGCCGGCACTCCGTGGACGGGTCGCAGATCTTCGGGAACACCAACCCGGACAACCCGCGACACTGGCTGAAGACCGAGGGCATCGACCAGGCAAAGCCCGGCGGCCGGCTCGCCGGCGACTGGAAGGTCTGGCACTTCGGCCTCGACGACAACCCGGGCCTCTCGGAACGGGTGAAGGAGCGCTACCGGCGCCAGTACACCGGGCTCTACTACCGCCGGAACATCCTCGGCGAGTGGTGCGTCGCCGAGGGCACCGTCTACGAGTCCTGGGATCCCGCGCGGCACGTGGTCAAGGAACTGCCCGGCATCACCCGGTGGATCAGCTTGGGCGTGGACTACGGCACCGTCAACCCGTTCGCTGGCCTACTCCTGGGCGTCGGCACGGACGGGAAGCTGTACCTCGCGCGGGAGTGGCGCTGGGACTCCAAGAAGGAGCAGCGGTCGCTAACCGACGCCGAGTACTCGGCCCGGCTCCGCGGCTGGCTGAACCAGTTGCAGGTGCAGCCGGACTGGGTCTGTGTCGACCCCAGCGCGGCCAGCTTCAAGACCCAGCTCTTCAACGACGGCCTCATGCCGATCGCGGCCGACAACGCGGTGGCCGACGGCATCCGCCTGGTCGCGTCGCTGCTCGCCGAGGGCCTGCTCTTCGTGCACGAGTCCTGCGCTGGCTGGATCGAGGAGATCCCGGGCTACGTCTGGGACGAGAAGGCCGCGCTCCTGGGCGAGGACAAGCCGGTCAAGGCCGGCGACCACAGCTTGGACGCCGGCCGGTATGCGATTAAGACCCCCGAGGTGCTGTGGCGGCCGCTCGTGCGCGGCGTTCTCGACCTCGCAGCTTGA